The Terriglobia bacterium genome has a segment encoding these proteins:
- the tuf gene encoding elongation factor Tu has product MAKEKFERSKPHVNIGTIGHIDHGKTTLTAAITKVLSKHNPKVQFRAFDSIDNAPEERERGITIAVSHVEYETANRHYAHIDCPGHADYIKNMITGAAQMDGAILVVAATDGPMPQTREHILLARQVGVPAIVVFLNKCDMVEDPELLELVELEVRELLKSYQFPGDKIPVVRGSALGALNGDAKWEKAIDELMEAVDQNVPLPVRDIDKPFAMPIEDIFSISGRGTVVTGRIERGKVKVGEEVEIVGFRPTMKKTVTGVEMFKKLLDEGLAGDNVGLLLRGTEKDEVERGQVLCKPGSITPHTKFKAEAYVLTKEEGGRHTPFFTGYRPQFYFRTTDVTGDVKLPAGVEMVMPGDNISAEITLITPVALEKGLRFAIREGGHTVGAGAVSE; this is encoded by the coding sequence ATGGCCAAGGAGAAATTCGAGCGCAGCAAGCCGCACGTGAACATAGGGACGATCGGACACATTGATCACGGCAAGACGACGCTGACGGCGGCGATCACCAAGGTGCTGAGCAAGCACAACCCGAAGGTGCAGTTCCGGGCGTTCGATTCGATCGACAACGCGCCGGAAGAGCGGGAGCGGGGGATCACCATTGCGGTGTCGCACGTGGAGTACGAGACGGCGAACCGGCACTACGCGCACATCGACTGCCCGGGGCACGCGGACTACATCAAGAACATGATCACGGGCGCGGCGCAGATGGACGGGGCGATTCTGGTGGTGGCGGCGACGGACGGGCCGATGCCGCAGACGCGGGAGCACATTTTGCTGGCGCGGCAGGTAGGGGTGCCGGCGATCGTGGTGTTTCTGAACAAGTGCGACATGGTGGAGGATCCGGAGCTGCTGGAACTGGTGGAGCTGGAAGTGCGCGAGCTGCTGAAGAGCTACCAGTTTCCGGGGGACAAGATTCCGGTGGTGCGCGGGTCGGCGCTGGGGGCGCTGAACGGGGACGCCAAGTGGGAGAAGGCCATTGACGAGTTGATGGAAGCGGTGGACCAGAACGTGCCGCTGCCGGTGCGGGACATCGACAAGCCGTTTGCGATGCCCATCGAGGACATTTTCTCGATTTCGGGACGCGGGACGGTGGTGACGGGGCGCATCGAGCGGGGCAAGGTGAAGGTGGGCGAGGAAGTGGAGATTGTGGGCTTCCGTCCGACGATGAAGAAGACGGTGACGGGCGTGGAGATGTTCAAGAAGCTGCTGGACGAGGGTCTGGCGGGGGACAACGTGGGCTTGCTGCTGCGCGGGACGGAGAAGGACGAAGTGGAGCGCGGGCAGGTGCTGTGCAAGCCGGGAAGCATCACGCCGCACACCAAGTTCAAGGCGGAAGCGTACGTGCTGACGAAGGAAGAGGGCGGGCGGCACACGCCGTTTTTCACGGGCTACCGGCCGCAGTTCTACTTCCGGACCACGGACGTGACGGGGGACGTAAAGCTGCCGGCGGGAGTGGAGATGGTGATGCCGGGGGACAACATTTCGGCGGAGATCACGCTGATCACGCCGGTGGCGCTGGAGAAGGGGCTGCGCTTCGCCATCCGCGAAGGCGGGCACACCGTCGGCGCCGGCGCGGTCTCGGAGAT
- the fusA gene encoding elongation factor G, with the protein MSRQFKLEDTRNIGIMAHIDAGKTTSTERILFYTGVTYKIGSVDEGTATMDWMEQERERGITITSAATTASWDRFGKKYRVNIIDTPGHVDFTVEVERSLRVLDGAVCVFDSVAGVQPQSETVWRQADKYRVPRICFVNKMDRMGADFDHVIRTIRQRLGAHPVPLQFPLGREDNFIGVIDFLEQKVIVWLEETLGAKFEIFDVEKLWDKAFVDSRPDVAAALKGSAIDKKFYDEHRNKTVEYIAEHDDTVIDKYLNEGVLTVDEMRASVRRSTLALKIVPVLAGSAFKNKGIQPLLDAVVDYLPSPVDVPPLEGVNPENDEVVLRRAADDAPFSALAFKIMSDPFVGHVTYIRVYSGVLKSGSYVYNSGKRTRERISRLLQMHANKREEIDTVYAGDICACVGLKSVNTGDTLCDEEKQVILESIEFPAPVISVAIEPKTKADQDKLGVAMQRLAQEDPTFRVSTEPDTGQTLISGMGELHLEIIVDRMLREYNVQANVGRPQVAYRETIRKKSTAEGKYIKQTGGRGQYGHCKIELHPIPSSSHENMKEMSTDELDALAKEVVGGPAGKWKFDKEHRFLFIDKVIGGAIPREFIAPIEAGIREALDNGILAGFPTVDVAVVLVDGSYHDVDSSEMAFKIAGSMAYKEACAKASPVLLEPIMKVEVVVPEEYMPAVFGDLNARRSAIQGTENRAGANVIRVEVPLAQMFGYATDLRSRTQGRATFTMHFSHYAEAPSSISEEVIAKATGKATK; encoded by the coding sequence ATGAGCCGTCAGTTCAAACTCGAAGATACGCGCAATATCGGCATCATGGCCCACATCGATGCCGGTAAGACGACGTCGACCGAGCGCATCCTGTTCTACACGGGTGTGACCTACAAGATCGGCAGCGTGGACGAAGGCACGGCCACGATGGACTGGATGGAGCAGGAGCGCGAGCGGGGCATCACCATTACCTCCGCGGCGACCACGGCCTCCTGGGACCGCTTCGGCAAGAAGTACCGCGTGAACATCATTGACACGCCGGGCCACGTGGATTTCACCGTGGAAGTGGAGCGTTCGCTGCGCGTGCTGGACGGCGCGGTGTGCGTGTTTGACTCCGTGGCGGGCGTGCAGCCGCAGTCGGAGACGGTGTGGCGCCAGGCGGACAAATACCGCGTGCCGCGCATCTGTTTTGTGAACAAGATGGACCGCATGGGCGCGGACTTCGACCACGTGATCCGCACCATCCGCCAGCGCCTCGGTGCCCACCCGGTTCCCCTGCAGTTCCCCCTCGGCAGAGAAGACAACTTCATCGGCGTCATCGATTTCCTGGAACAGAAAGTGATCGTGTGGCTCGAGGAGACGCTGGGCGCGAAGTTCGAGATTTTCGACGTGGAAAAGCTGTGGGACAAGGCCTTCGTGGATTCCCGTCCGGACGTGGCCGCGGCGCTGAAGGGCTCGGCCATCGACAAAAAGTTCTACGACGAGCACCGCAACAAGACGGTGGAATACATCGCCGAGCACGACGACACGGTCATTGACAAGTATCTGAACGAAGGCGTGCTGACGGTGGATGAGATGCGCGCTTCGGTGCGCCGCTCGACGCTGGCGCTGAAGATCGTGCCGGTGCTGGCGGGTTCGGCGTTCAAGAACAAGGGCATTCAGCCGCTGCTCGATGCGGTGGTGGATTACCTGCCGTCGCCGGTGGATGTGCCGCCGCTCGAGGGCGTGAATCCGGAGAACGACGAAGTGGTGCTGCGCCGCGCAGCCGACGACGCTCCGTTTTCGGCGCTGGCCTTCAAGATCATGTCCGACCCGTTCGTGGGGCACGTGACCTACATCCGGGTGTACTCCGGCGTGTTGAAGTCCGGCAGCTACGTGTACAACTCCGGCAAGCGTACGCGCGAGCGTATCAGCCGCTTGCTGCAGATGCACGCCAACAAGCGCGAAGAAATTGACACCGTGTACGCCGGCGACATCTGCGCCTGCGTGGGCCTGAAGAGCGTCAACACCGGCGACACGCTGTGCGACGAGGAGAAGCAGGTCATCCTCGAGTCCATCGAGTTTCCCGCCCCGGTTATTTCCGTGGCCATCGAGCCGAAGACCAAGGCCGACCAGGACAAGCTGGGCGTGGCCATGCAGCGGCTGGCGCAGGAAGATCCCACCTTCCGGGTGTCTACCGAACCGGACACCGGGCAGACGCTGATCTCCGGCATGGGCGAACTGCACCTGGAAATCATCGTGGACCGCATGCTGCGCGAGTACAACGTGCAGGCCAACGTGGGCCGTCCGCAGGTGGCCTACCGCGAAACGATCCGCAAGAAGTCCACGGCGGAAGGCAAGTACATCAAGCAGACCGGCGGGCGCGGCCAGTACGGGCATTGCAAGATCGAACTGCATCCAATTCCCAGTTCCAGCCACGAGAACATGAAAGAGATGTCCACCGACGAGCTGGACGCGCTGGCCAAGGAAGTGGTTGGCGGGCCGGCTGGAAAATGGAAATTCGACAAGGAACACCGCTTCCTGTTCATCGACAAGGTGATCGGCGGAGCGATTCCGCGCGAATTCATCGCCCCGATCGAAGCGGGCATCCGCGAAGCGCTGGATAACGGCATCCTGGCGGGCTTCCCGACGGTGGACGTCGCCGTGGTCCTGGTGGACGGCAGCTACCACGACGTGGACAGCTCGGAAATGGCCTTCAAGATCGCGGGCTCCATGGCCTACAAGGAAGCCTGCGCGAAGGCTTCGCCGGTGCTGCTCGAGCCGATCATGAAGGTGGAAGTGGTGGTCCCGGAAGAATACATGCCGGCGGTGTTCGGCGACCTGAATGCCCGGCGGTCGGCGATTCAGGGCACGGAAAACCGCGCGGGAGCCAATGTCATCCGCGTGGAAGTGCCGCTGGCCCAGATGTTCGGGTATGCCACCGATTTGCGCAGCCGCACCCAGGGCCGCGCCACGTTTACCATGCACTTTTCGCACTATGCCGAGGCGCCGAGTTCGATCTCCGAAGAGGTGATCGCCAAGGCCACCGGCAAGGCCACGAAGTAA
- the rpsG gene encoding 30S ribosomal protein S7, with protein MPRKGQISRRAGQLDPVYGSDLVMKFICSMMWDGKRSTAQRVFYGAMDLMAKKTNDDALKLFKKAVENVKPVLEVKTRRVGGANYQVPVEVNPFRRQSLAIRWLLQYSRERAGKTMVDKLADELIDAANARGGAMKKKEDVHRMAEANKAFAHYRW; from the coding sequence ATGCCACGCAAAGGACAAATCAGCCGCCGGGCGGGCCAGTTGGACCCGGTCTATGGCAGCGACCTGGTGATGAAGTTCATCTGCTCGATGATGTGGGATGGCAAGCGCTCGACGGCGCAGCGCGTGTTTTACGGCGCGATGGACCTGATGGCCAAGAAGACCAACGACGATGCGCTGAAGCTGTTCAAGAAGGCCGTGGAGAACGTGAAGCCGGTGCTGGAAGTGAAGACGCGGCGCGTGGGCGGCGCGAACTACCAGGTGCCGGTGGAAGTGAATCCCTTCCGGCGGCAGTCCCTGGCGATCCGCTGGCTGCTGCAGTATTCGCGCGAGCGCGCGGGCAAGACCATGGTGGACAAGCTGGCCGACGAATTGATTGACGCCGCGAATGCGCGCGGCGGGGCGATGAAGAAGAAAGAGGACGTGCACCGCATGGCGGAAGCGAACAAGGCCTTCGCGCACTACCGCTGGTAG
- the rpsL gene encoding 30S ribosomal protein S12, with translation MPTFSQLVRMGREAVRTKTKSPALMGCPEKRGVCIRVYTQTPKKPNSALRKVARVRLTNSVEVTTYIPGIGHNLQEHSIVLVRGGRVKDLPGVRYHIVRGTLDAAGVENRKQARSKYGAKRPKAAQK, from the coding sequence GTGCCGACGTTTTCGCAATTAGTACGGATGGGACGCGAGGCAGTCCGGACGAAGACCAAGTCGCCGGCGTTGATGGGCTGCCCGGAGAAGCGCGGCGTGTGCATCCGCGTGTACACGCAGACGCCGAAAAAGCCGAACTCCGCGCTGCGCAAGGTGGCACGCGTGCGGCTGACCAACAGCGTGGAAGTGACTACGTACATCCCGGGAATCGGCCACAACCTGCAGGAGCACTCGATCGTGCTCGTGCGCGGGGGCCGCGTGAAGGACCTGCCGGGAGTGCGGTATCACATCGTGCGCGGGACGCTGGATGCGGCGGGCGTGGAAAACCGCAAGCAAGCGCGCTCGAAGTACGGCGCCAAGCGGCCGAAGGCCGCGCAGAAGTAA
- a CDS encoding amidohydrolase family protein yields the protein MSCARAQEKAQDRRKFLDPSTPVSDDPRRVPVAPGPRGPEGTLVLRGGRIFDGTGAPAREGTLVIERNKIVKILPAGSTDWPQAARVLDVTGKTVLPGLIDLHTHLTYPLTEGDAGIAMSEADATLRAAEKLRYYLESGITSVRDVGSQGEVTFRLKQWVAENRLAGPRVFPAGQFITAEGGHSTENTPDELIRMQGATRIASGPDDWRQAVREQFHKGADVIKLGSHFTAEEVQAAVDEAHALGLKVAVDAETFYIQRAVVAGADTIEHPLPRSEETIQLMARKGVAADPTLIPYQIIFDEWNGYFGSTSRRFTFSKEANLEMLKRLRRAGIKCGVGTDLILHWYRYLPGAYIAELQNFVAAGWSVPEALVAATKTNAEILDMDDRLGTLQPGKLADVLVVAGRPEENLEDLARVEAVIRDGYVQVQGGRVMTPRHPVVALKGAVK from the coding sequence ATGTCCTGCGCGCGGGCGCAGGAGAAGGCGCAGGACCGGCGGAAGTTTCTCGATCCGAGCACGCCGGTGTCGGACGATCCGCGGCGCGTGCCGGTGGCCCCGGGACCGCGCGGGCCGGAGGGCACGCTGGTGCTGCGCGGGGGCCGGATTTTCGACGGAACCGGAGCGCCGGCGCGGGAAGGGACGCTGGTTATCGAGCGGAACAAAATCGTGAAGATCCTGCCGGCGGGCTCCACGGATTGGCCGCAGGCGGCGCGGGTGCTGGACGTGACGGGCAAGACGGTGCTGCCCGGACTGATTGACCTGCACACGCACCTGACCTACCCGCTGACGGAAGGGGATGCCGGCATCGCGATGAGCGAAGCGGATGCCACCCTGCGCGCGGCGGAGAAGCTGCGCTACTACCTCGAGAGCGGGATCACCAGCGTGCGCGACGTGGGCTCGCAGGGCGAGGTGACGTTCCGGCTGAAGCAGTGGGTGGCGGAGAACCGCCTGGCGGGGCCGCGGGTCTTTCCCGCGGGACAGTTCATCACCGCAGAAGGCGGGCATTCGACGGAGAATACGCCGGACGAGTTGATCCGCATGCAGGGGGCCACGCGGATCGCTTCGGGGCCGGACGACTGGCGGCAGGCGGTGCGCGAGCAGTTCCACAAGGGCGCGGATGTGATCAAGCTGGGAAGCCACTTTACGGCGGAGGAAGTGCAGGCCGCGGTGGACGAGGCCCATGCGCTGGGGTTGAAAGTGGCCGTGGATGCGGAGACGTTCTACATCCAGCGGGCGGTGGTGGCCGGGGCGGACACGATCGAGCATCCGCTGCCGCGCAGCGAGGAAACGATCCAGTTGATGGCCCGGAAGGGCGTGGCGGCGGACCCCACGCTCATCCCCTACCAGATTATTTTCGATGAATGGAACGGCTATTTCGGGTCCACGTCGCGGCGCTTCACGTTTTCGAAGGAAGCGAACCTGGAGATGCTGAAACGCTTGCGACGCGCGGGGATCAAGTGCGGCGTGGGCACGGACCTGATCCTGCACTGGTACCGCTATCTGCCGGGGGCGTACATTGCCGAATTGCAAAACTTTGTGGCGGCGGGATGGAGCGTGCCGGAGGCGCTGGTGGCGGCGACGAAGACCAATGCGGAGATCCTGGATATGGACGACCGGCTGGGAACCTTGCAACCGGGCAAACTGGCGGATGTGTTGGTGGTCGCGGGGAGGCCGGAGGAAAACCTGGAGGACCTGGCGCGGGTGGAGGCGGTCATTCGGGATGGGTACGTGCAGGTGCAGGGCGGGCGGGTGATGACGCCGCGGCACCCGGTGGTGGCCTTGAAGGGGGCGGTGAAATAG
- a CDS encoding M28 family peptidase, with amino-acid sequence MRKLGVLVAVLLGVLACARAGGKAAAKGPAEDGTLPELARVAGEGMMNSHAYDYLTELSDEVGARVTGTPGAQKGIAWAAARMKAIGLENVHTEKWTMWRGWTRGSAEAELLAPERRKLMVDAMGWTGSTAAGGAEGEVVRVNMFALDEEMKNAAQWAGKVLLVVQQGPRPKDGDNLFARFGDFLKAAQKAGALAVIGGQGGSKAAGMHLTHTGILGFEADFEVPVVSMTAEDQGQLERYLESGKTVRVRINVQNTFSKGPVESANVVGEIRGREHPEQVFVVGAHLDSWDLSEGATDNGTGSASVLGAAEAIVRAGQRPRRTIRFVLFTGEEQGLLGSFAYVKQHQAEMRNHLGDLVLDTGQGPVDRFELGRDDLEEAFAPFAKAAGMFGSFAVNGDSMFGTDTGPFTLAGLPGIHMHQNSPDYKYTHHSAADALEAVKPEVLAQNATLMALTAYWIADRPERFAEPWPAERTAKMLVRQHHDAELKAFKIWPFGNLGAEEKQEAPKQ; translated from the coding sequence ATGCGAAAACTGGGAGTGCTGGTGGCGGTGCTGCTGGGGGTGCTGGCGTGCGCGCGGGCCGGCGGGAAAGCGGCGGCGAAGGGGCCGGCGGAAGATGGCACGCTGCCGGAGCTGGCGCGGGTGGCGGGCGAGGGGATGATGAACTCGCACGCCTATGACTATCTGACGGAGCTGAGCGACGAGGTCGGCGCGCGCGTGACCGGGACGCCCGGAGCGCAGAAGGGGATCGCGTGGGCCGCGGCCCGGATGAAGGCCATCGGCCTGGAGAACGTGCACACGGAGAAATGGACGATGTGGCGGGGCTGGACGCGCGGCAGCGCGGAAGCGGAACTGCTCGCGCCGGAGCGGCGGAAGCTTATGGTGGATGCGATGGGCTGGACGGGCTCGACGGCCGCGGGCGGGGCCGAGGGCGAGGTGGTGCGGGTGAACATGTTCGCCCTGGATGAAGAGATGAAGAATGCGGCGCAGTGGGCGGGGAAAGTGCTGCTGGTGGTGCAGCAGGGCCCGCGGCCGAAAGACGGAGACAACCTGTTCGCGCGCTTCGGGGATTTCCTGAAGGCGGCGCAGAAGGCCGGGGCGCTCGCGGTGATCGGCGGGCAGGGGGGCTCGAAGGCCGCGGGGATGCACCTGACGCACACGGGAATTCTGGGGTTCGAGGCGGATTTCGAGGTGCCCGTGGTGTCCATGACGGCGGAGGACCAGGGGCAGCTGGAGCGCTATCTGGAGAGCGGGAAGACGGTGCGCGTGCGCATCAACGTGCAGAATACGTTCAGCAAGGGGCCGGTGGAGAGCGCCAACGTAGTAGGCGAGATCCGCGGGCGGGAGCATCCGGAGCAGGTGTTCGTGGTTGGCGCGCACCTGGACTCCTGGGATCTGTCCGAGGGCGCGACGGACAACGGCACGGGTTCGGCGAGCGTGCTGGGCGCGGCGGAAGCGATTGTGCGCGCGGGGCAGCGGCCGCGGCGCACGATCCGCTTCGTGCTGTTCACGGGAGAAGAGCAGGGGCTGCTGGGGTCGTTTGCATATGTGAAGCAGCATCAGGCGGAGATGAGGAATCATCTGGGCGACCTGGTGCTCGATACCGGGCAGGGGCCGGTGGACCGCTTCGAGCTGGGGCGGGACGACCTGGAAGAGGCCTTTGCGCCGTTCGCCAAGGCGGCCGGCATGTTCGGAAGCTTCGCGGTGAACGGAGACTCGATGTTCGGCACGGACACCGGGCCGTTTACGCTGGCGGGCCTGCCGGGAATTCACATGCACCAGAATTCGCCGGACTACAAATACACGCATCATTCGGCGGCGGACGCTCTGGAAGCGGTGAAGCCGGAGGTGCTGGCGCAGAATGCGACGCTGATGGCGCTAACGGCGTACTGGATCGCGGACCGGCCGGAGCGCTTCGCGGAGCCGTGGCCGGCGGAACGCACGGCGAAGATGCTGGTGCGCCAGCATCACGACGCGGAGTTGAAGGCCTTCAAGATCTGGCCGTTCGGCAATCTGGGCGCGGAGGAGAAACAGGAAGCGCCGAAGCAGTAG
- a CDS encoding DUF3857 domain-containing protein, giving the protein MAILLLASSAALRAQAPPSKPPEKISEAPAAARDTAAPYTIELLETRVRFDADGSSRREVHARARLHTEAGARQFARLNFDYHRAFEQIEIPLVRITHASGGVADILPSAVTDRPNPAVADFPAYQDVRRKSVRILGLQPGDVLEYRVITSVAHAPLAPDFYLAHTFAHDSVITQEVYELDLPAGRTIQLRVNPATPAASTESSGEGSAARVVYRWQRTASAEKMPPKESPDAEPDVVLTSFASWEQLAARLAALLEPPATPAREIASKAAELTHSGAAPADNYQAIYEFVAQKIPTVDLPLGSTGFRARLPAEILASGYATPEDKAVLFAALAAAAGLSSRPALTGAPASAATQLPRPSLFTHLLLSAAGPAGEFWLDLSVEVAPFRMIPAALRGQPALLLRAQPSADAAPSGWTAIPAELPFAASQRVTVNATLAADGTLSARVHYALRGDNELLLRVAFHQTPREKWKGLAQLLAYSDGFRGAVAEVTASDPASTREPFTLEYQIAQPAFVDWTKQPVRIPALLPLVGLPELPARPAAGAAAPPIELGTPLDIEARATLRLPPRTLAQAPAGTSVHRDYAVYTSSYVAQGSILRAARRVRFLLREIPAARNADYSAFTRAVQNDESQLFTLERPATPAPKTKPAAPKPPAAAKPHL; this is encoded by the coding sequence GTGGCGATTCTCCTCCTGGCCTCTTCCGCCGCCCTGCGCGCCCAGGCTCCCCCCAGCAAACCGCCGGAGAAAATCTCCGAAGCTCCGGCCGCCGCCAGAGACACCGCCGCGCCCTACACCATCGAGCTTCTCGAGACCCGCGTGCGTTTCGACGCCGACGGTTCCAGCCGCCGCGAGGTGCACGCCCGCGCCAGACTCCACACCGAGGCCGGCGCGCGCCAGTTTGCGCGCCTCAACTTCGACTACCACCGCGCCTTCGAACAGATCGAGATTCCCCTGGTGCGCATCACGCACGCCAGCGGCGGCGTCGCCGACATCCTGCCCAGCGCCGTCACCGACCGGCCCAATCCCGCCGTCGCCGACTTTCCCGCTTACCAGGACGTCCGCCGCAAATCCGTGCGCATCCTCGGCCTGCAGCCCGGCGACGTGCTCGAATACCGCGTCATCACCAGCGTCGCGCACGCGCCGCTGGCTCCCGACTTCTACCTCGCGCACACCTTTGCGCACGACAGCGTCATCACCCAGGAAGTCTATGAGCTCGATCTGCCCGCCGGGCGCACCATTCAGCTGCGCGTCAATCCCGCGACACCCGCCGCTTCCACCGAATCCTCCGGCGAAGGCTCCGCCGCCCGCGTCGTCTACCGCTGGCAGCGCACTGCCAGCGCCGAAAAAATGCCGCCCAAAGAATCCCCCGACGCGGAGCCCGACGTCGTCCTCACCTCCTTCGCCTCCTGGGAGCAGCTTGCCGCGCGCCTCGCCGCGCTTCTCGAGCCGCCCGCCACACCCGCCCGCGAAATTGCCTCCAAGGCCGCGGAACTCACGCACTCCGGCGCGGCCCCCGCGGACAACTACCAGGCCATCTACGAATTTGTCGCCCAGAAAATCCCCACGGTCGATCTGCCCCTCGGCTCCACCGGTTTCCGCGCGCGTCTTCCCGCGGAAATTCTCGCATCCGGCTATGCCACCCCGGAAGACAAAGCAGTTCTCTTTGCGGCGCTGGCCGCCGCGGCGGGCCTCTCTTCGCGCCCCGCTCTGACGGGCGCTCCCGCATCCGCTGCCACTCAGCTTCCCCGGCCTTCGCTCTTTACCCACCTGCTGCTCTCCGCCGCGGGCCCGGCCGGTGAGTTCTGGCTGGACCTCAGCGTGGAGGTCGCCCCCTTCCGCATGATTCCGGCTGCGCTCCGCGGCCAGCCCGCGCTGCTGCTCCGCGCGCAGCCTTCCGCGGACGCCGCGCCAAGCGGCTGGACCGCGATTCCCGCGGAACTGCCGTTCGCCGCTTCGCAGCGCGTCACGGTGAATGCCACGCTCGCCGCCGACGGCACGCTCTCCGCCAGAGTCCACTACGCCCTGCGCGGCGACAACGAACTGCTCCTGCGCGTGGCCTTTCACCAGACCCCGCGCGAGAAGTGGAAAGGTCTCGCCCAGCTGCTCGCCTACTCCGACGGTTTCCGCGGCGCGGTCGCTGAAGTCACGGCCTCCGACCCGGCCTCCACGCGCGAGCCTTTCACCCTCGAATACCAGATCGCCCAGCCCGCCTTCGTGGACTGGACGAAGCAGCCCGTGCGCATTCCCGCGCTGCTTCCGCTCGTTGGTCTGCCGGAACTCCCCGCGCGCCCGGCCGCGGGCGCCGCCGCGCCGCCCATCGAGCTCGGCACGCCCCTGGACATCGAGGCCCGCGCCACGCTGCGGCTGCCGCCGCGCACCCTCGCGCAGGCCCCCGCCGGCACCTCCGTGCACCGCGACTACGCCGTCTACACTTCCAGCTATGTCGCGCAGGGTTCCATACTCCGCGCCGCGCGCCGCGTGCGCTTCCTCCTCCGCGAAATTCCCGCCGCCCGCAACGCCGATTACTCCGCCTTCACCCGCGCCGTCCAGAACGACGAATCCCAGCTCTTCACTCTCGAACGCCCCGCCACTCCCGCGCCAAAGACAAAGCCCGCCGCGCCGAAGCCTCCGGCGGCCGCGAAGCCGCACCTCTGA
- the frr gene encoding ribosome recycling factor gives MSTIASTKDAMAQARTRMEKAVEDFRHELASIRTGRANAALLDSVRVDYHGTPMPINQLGTLTVPDATLLVISPWDPGAVPLIDKAIRTSDLGLNPTNDGKVVRVPIPSLTEERRKEFVKHLHKVLENHRTAVRNIRRDVKEAIEKLEKDKKISEDEKKRALDELEKLSHAETKKMEDFSAAKEKEILEIK, from the coding sequence ATGAGCACAATTGCCAGCACGAAAGATGCGATGGCGCAGGCGCGCACGCGGATGGAAAAGGCGGTCGAGGACTTCCGGCATGAGCTGGCTTCGATCCGCACGGGGCGCGCGAATGCGGCGCTGCTGGACAGCGTGCGCGTGGACTACCACGGCACGCCGATGCCCATCAACCAGCTGGGCACCCTGACGGTGCCGGACGCGACGCTGCTGGTGATTTCGCCGTGGGATCCCGGCGCGGTGCCGCTGATCGACAAGGCCATCCGCACCTCGGACCTGGGGCTGAATCCCACGAACGACGGCAAAGTGGTGCGCGTGCCGATTCCCTCGCTGACCGAAGAGCGGCGCAAGGAGTTCGTGAAGCACCTGCACAAGGTGCTGGAGAATCACCGCACGGCGGTGCGCAACATCCGGCGCGACGTCAAGGAAGCCATCGAGAAGCTGGAGAAGGACAAGAAGATCAGCGAAGACGAGAAGAAGCGCGCGCTGGACGAGCTGGAGAAGCTCTCGCACGCGGAAACCAAGAAGATGGAAGATTTTTCGGCGGCGAAAGAAAAAGAAATCCTGGAAATCAAGTAA
- the pyrH gene encoding UMP kinase, protein MYERIVLKLSGESLQGPQGYGIHGETVAALAGEIRDVVALGVQVAIMVGGGNIFRGGRQKTVEIDRATGDYMGMLATVINGLALQDALEKKGVVTRLMSAIEMRQVAEPFIRRRAARHLEKGRVVIFAGGTGNPYFSTDTAAALRAMEIKAQVILKATRVDGIYDADPEKVRGAKFFPKITYREVLTKGLQVMDSTAISLCMDNRMPIVVFNMNTHGNIKRAVLGERVGSTVTPD, encoded by the coding sequence ATGTACGAGCGGATCGTGCTGAAGCTCTCGGGCGAGTCGCTGCAGGGCCCGCAGGGTTACGGCATTCATGGGGAGACGGTGGCGGCGCTGGCCGGAGAGATTCGCGACGTGGTGGCGCTGGGCGTGCAGGTGGCGATCATGGTTGGCGGGGGAAATATCTTCCGCGGGGGGCGGCAGAAGACCGTGGAGATCGACCGGGCGACGGGCGACTACATGGGCATGCTGGCGACGGTGATCAACGGGCTGGCGCTGCAGGACGCGCTGGAGAAAAAGGGCGTGGTGACGCGGCTGATGAGCGCGATCGAGATGCGCCAGGTGGCCGAGCCGTTCATCCGGCGGCGCGCGGCGCGGCACCTGGAGAAGGGCCGGGTGGTGATCTTCGCGGGGGGCACCGGGAACCCGTATTTTTCGACGGACACGGCGGCAGCGCTGCGGGCGATGGAGATCAAGGCGCAGGTGATCCTGAAGGCCACGCGGGTGGACGGAATCTACGACGCGGACCCCGAGAAGGTGCGCGGGGCCAAATTCTTTCCGAAGATCACCTACCGGGAAGTGCTGACGAAGGGTCTGCAGGTGATGGATTCCACGGCCATCTCGCTATGCATGGATAACCGCATGCCCATCGTAGTGTTCAACATGAACACGCACGGAAACATCAAGCGGGCGGTGCTGGGCGAGCGGGTAGGTTCGACGGTGACGCCGGACTAG